Proteins encoded in a region of the Trichosurus vulpecula isolate mTriVul1 chromosome 9, mTriVul1.pri, whole genome shotgun sequence genome:
- the LOC118830508 gene encoding uncharacterized protein LOC118830508 isoform X1: protein MDPSPVLVSLGSDVLLQCIFPAVGKDMPTPTVSWHHGQWRLAEYDGILVTQRPGTELPESAEGLRKGNASLLLHRVAMADLGSYYCTVTVGKQQAEAGVLLEISGSDLQIYTEPSSSVTMGSSALLKCRFSIGDVIQLSSLTIRWYAPGGQIVAQFPPKEEEEEDVGKGSGGLTTLGSFSEAELLLGNASLTILRAQPKDAGLYSCSVGYGGEERHSESLFSVTAAPHISLLPVQVSLGEKTTLLCQIKGFYPAGGLQAWWLRNGQKLPEAIPMGSPTQNPDGTFDLELILNLTLESHDLEANFTCHVTHPALEHPLQQILEMEVKEEKWWEDVQSNTRPSLSSILITTLGITVLGFAIIYSLRRNRGLVEEEQEQGEFRTAADGEDRKQPQEKSDFQSPGRNWEVEKLLPREHTESEEEILQGNRKAGFLQGYRKTVGVMEVRYARIEREITVECRKTEDKILVLEGGREGQVLVETGESKEQNLEGYGESERQVLEEVEVSTETQFQEADAIRTEGQIVKGNGETEDHKRDKEATGGQTQGGDAEGQTRGGDAEGQTQGGDAEGQTQGGDAEGQTQGGDAEGQTQGGDAEGQTRGRDAEGQTQGGDAEGQTRGGDAEGQTQGGDAEGQTQGGDAEGQTQGGDAKAQVHRGDEEATEGHVSKEVGGNEIRPIGGEGEAMEQIPSGYEGIEGWASSGKIDTQPLRTNEDVSEQSPGAVGDIGSSPRRRHHLAPATDGEVGGGGGGQKVSRQK from the exons ATGGACCCTTCTCCAGTGCTGGTCTCTCTAGGGTCAGATGTGCTCCTGCAATGCATTTTCCCTGCAGTGGGTAAGGACATGCCAACTCCCACTGTGTCCTGGCACCATGGCCAGTGGCGTCTGGCAGAATATGATGGGATCTTGGTGACCCAGCGTCCAGGCACAGAGCTACCAGAAAGTGCAGAGGGCCTTCGGAAGGGCAATGCTTCCCTTCTGCTCCATCGTGTGGCTATGGCAGATCTGGGCTCTTACTACTGTACTGTGACAGTTGGGAAACAGCAGGCAGAAGCTGGAGTCCTTCTGGAGATTTCAG GTTCCGACCTGCAGATCTACACAGAGCCCTCCTCTTCGGTGACTATGGGTTCTTCAGCACTGCTCAAATGTCGCTTCAGCATAGGGGATGTGATTCAATTGAGTTCACTCACAATACGTTGGTATGCCCCAGGGGGACAAATTGTAGCCCAATTTCCaccaaaggaggaggaggaggaagatgtggGTAAAGGGTCTGGGGGGCTAACAACCTTAGGCTCTTTTTCTGAGGCAGAGCTGCTTTTGGGCAATGCCTCCCTGACAATACTCAGAGCACAGCCTAAGGATGCAGGACTCTACAGCTGCAGTGTGGGATATGGAGGTGAGGAACGGCACAGTGAGAGCCTCTTCAGTGTCACTG CTGCCCCCCACATCTCCTTGCTTCCAGTCCAAGTCTCTCTAGGAGAGAAGACCACCTTGCTGTGCCAGATCAAAGGTTTCTACCCTGCAGGGGGCCTTCAGGCCTGGTGGCTACGGAATGGGCAGAAGCTACCAGAGGCCATCCCTATGGGATCCCCCACACAAAACCCTGATGGCACATTTGATTTGGAGCTGATCTTAAATTTGACCCTGGAGTCCCATGACCTAGAAGCCAACTTTACCTGTCATGTGACTCACCCTGCTCTGGAACATCCCCTGCAACAGATATTAGAGATGGAGGTCAAAGAAG AAAAGTGGTGGGAAGATGTTCAGAGCAACACTAGGCCATCACTTAGCAGCATCCTGATCACCACCTTGGGTATTACTGTTCTAGGTTTTGCCATCATCTACAGCTTGAGGAGGAACAGAG GCCTAGTGGAAGAAGAGCAGGAGCAGGGAGAGTTCCGGACAGCGGCAGATGGAGAGGACAGGAAGCAACCTCAAGAAAAATCTGACTTCCAGTCCCCTGGAAGAAACTGGGAGGTGGAAAAATTGTTACCAAGGGAGCATACTGAGTCTGAGGAAGAGATCCTTCAGGGAAACAGAAAAGCTGGATTCCTACAAGGCTATAGAAAGACTGTGGGGGTGATGGAAGTGAGGTATGCCAGGATAGAGAGAGAAATCACGGTAGAATGTAGAAAGACTGAGGATAAGATCCTTGTATTAGAGGGTGGTAGGGAGGGCCAGGTCCTGGTGGAGACAGGTGAAAGTAAGGAACAGAACCTAGAAGGAtatggagagagtgagagacaggtTCTGGAAGAAGTTGAAGTGTCTACTGAGACACAATTTCAGGAGGCAGATGCAATAAGAACTGAAGGACAGATCGTGAAAGGTAATGGAGAGACAGAGGATCACAAGAGAGATAAAGAAGCCACTGGAGGACAGACCCAGGGAGGGGATGCTGAAGGACAGACTCGGGGAGGGGATGCTGAAGGACAGACCCAGGGAGGGGATGCTGAAGGACAGACCCAGGGAGGGGATGCTGAAGGACAGACCCAGGGAGGGGATGCTGAAGGACAGACCCAGGGAGGGGATGCTGAAGGACAGACTCGGGGAAGGGATGCTGAAGGACAGACCCAGGGAGGGGATGCTGAAGGACAGACCCGGGGAGGGGATGCTGAAGGACAGACCCAGGGAGGGGATGCTGAAGGACAGACCCAGGGAGGGGATGCTGAAGGACAGACCCAGGGAGGGGATGCTAAAGCACAAGTCCATAGAGGGGATGAAGAGGCCACTGAAGGACATGTCTCTAAAGAAGTTGGGGGAAATGAAATAAGACCcataggaggggagggagaagccaTGGAGCAAATCCCAAGTGGATATGAAGGGATAGAGGGATGGGCCTCAAGTGGAAAGATAGATACCCAGCCACTGAGGACAAATGAGGATGTTTCAGAACAGTCCCCAGGGGCAGTTGGAGACATAGGTTCTTCCCCAAGACGAAGACATCATCTAGCCCCAGCGACAGATGGAGAggtcgggggtgggggtggggggcagaaagTAAGCAGGCAGAAATAG
- the LOC118830508 gene encoding tyrosine-protein phosphatase non-receptor type substrate 1-like isoform X2, with the protein MDPSPVLVSLGSDVLLQCIFPAVGKDMPTPTVSWHHGQWRLAEYDGILVTQRPGTELPESAEGLRKGNASLLLHRVAMADLGSYYCTVTVGKQQAEAGVLLEISGSDLQIYTEPSSSVTMGSSALLKCRFSIGDVIQLSSLTIRWYAPGGQIVAQFPPKEEEEEDVGKGSGGLTTLGSFSEAELLLGNASLTILRAQPKDAGLYSCSVGYGAAPHISLLPVQVSLGEKTTLLCQIKGFYPAGGLQAWWLRNGQKLPEAIPMGSPTQNPDGTFDLELILNLTLESHDLEANFTCHVTHPALEHPLQQILEMEVKEEKWWEDVQSNTRPSLSSILITTLGITVLGFAIIYSLRRNRGLVEEEQEQGEFRTAADGEDRKQPQEKSDFQSPGRNWEVEKLLPREHTESEEEILQGNRKAGFLQGYRKTVGVMEVRYARIEREITVECRKTEDKILVLEGGREGQVLVETGESKEQNLEGYGESERQVLEEVEVSTETQFQEADAIRTEGQIVKGNGETEDHKRDKEATGGQTQGGDAEGQTRGGDAEGQTQGGDAEGQTQGGDAEGQTQGGDAEGQTQGGDAEGQTRGRDAEGQTQGGDAEGQTRGGDAEGQTQGGDAEGQTQGGDAEGQTQGGDAKAQVHRGDEEATEGHVSKEVGGNEIRPIGGEGEAMEQIPSGYEGIEGWASSGKIDTQPLRTNEDVSEQSPGAVGDIGSSPRRRHHLAPATDGEVGGGGGGQKVSRQK; encoded by the exons ATGGACCCTTCTCCAGTGCTGGTCTCTCTAGGGTCAGATGTGCTCCTGCAATGCATTTTCCCTGCAGTGGGTAAGGACATGCCAACTCCCACTGTGTCCTGGCACCATGGCCAGTGGCGTCTGGCAGAATATGATGGGATCTTGGTGACCCAGCGTCCAGGCACAGAGCTACCAGAAAGTGCAGAGGGCCTTCGGAAGGGCAATGCTTCCCTTCTGCTCCATCGTGTGGCTATGGCAGATCTGGGCTCTTACTACTGTACTGTGACAGTTGGGAAACAGCAGGCAGAAGCTGGAGTCCTTCTGGAGATTTCAG GTTCCGACCTGCAGATCTACACAGAGCCCTCCTCTTCGGTGACTATGGGTTCTTCAGCACTGCTCAAATGTCGCTTCAGCATAGGGGATGTGATTCAATTGAGTTCACTCACAATACGTTGGTATGCCCCAGGGGGACAAATTGTAGCCCAATTTCCaccaaaggaggaggaggaggaagatgtggGTAAAGGGTCTGGGGGGCTAACAACCTTAGGCTCTTTTTCTGAGGCAGAGCTGCTTTTGGGCAATGCCTCCCTGACAATACTCAGAGCACAGCCTAAGGATGCAGGACTCTACAGCTGCAGTGTGGGATATGGAG CTGCCCCCCACATCTCCTTGCTTCCAGTCCAAGTCTCTCTAGGAGAGAAGACCACCTTGCTGTGCCAGATCAAAGGTTTCTACCCTGCAGGGGGCCTTCAGGCCTGGTGGCTACGGAATGGGCAGAAGCTACCAGAGGCCATCCCTATGGGATCCCCCACACAAAACCCTGATGGCACATTTGATTTGGAGCTGATCTTAAATTTGACCCTGGAGTCCCATGACCTAGAAGCCAACTTTACCTGTCATGTGACTCACCCTGCTCTGGAACATCCCCTGCAACAGATATTAGAGATGGAGGTCAAAGAAG AAAAGTGGTGGGAAGATGTTCAGAGCAACACTAGGCCATCACTTAGCAGCATCCTGATCACCACCTTGGGTATTACTGTTCTAGGTTTTGCCATCATCTACAGCTTGAGGAGGAACAGAG GCCTAGTGGAAGAAGAGCAGGAGCAGGGAGAGTTCCGGACAGCGGCAGATGGAGAGGACAGGAAGCAACCTCAAGAAAAATCTGACTTCCAGTCCCCTGGAAGAAACTGGGAGGTGGAAAAATTGTTACCAAGGGAGCATACTGAGTCTGAGGAAGAGATCCTTCAGGGAAACAGAAAAGCTGGATTCCTACAAGGCTATAGAAAGACTGTGGGGGTGATGGAAGTGAGGTATGCCAGGATAGAGAGAGAAATCACGGTAGAATGTAGAAAGACTGAGGATAAGATCCTTGTATTAGAGGGTGGTAGGGAGGGCCAGGTCCTGGTGGAGACAGGTGAAAGTAAGGAACAGAACCTAGAAGGAtatggagagagtgagagacaggtTCTGGAAGAAGTTGAAGTGTCTACTGAGACACAATTTCAGGAGGCAGATGCAATAAGAACTGAAGGACAGATCGTGAAAGGTAATGGAGAGACAGAGGATCACAAGAGAGATAAAGAAGCCACTGGAGGACAGACCCAGGGAGGGGATGCTGAAGGACAGACTCGGGGAGGGGATGCTGAAGGACAGACCCAGGGAGGGGATGCTGAAGGACAGACCCAGGGAGGGGATGCTGAAGGACAGACCCAGGGAGGGGATGCTGAAGGACAGACCCAGGGAGGGGATGCTGAAGGACAGACTCGGGGAAGGGATGCTGAAGGACAGACCCAGGGAGGGGATGCTGAAGGACAGACCCGGGGAGGGGATGCTGAAGGACAGACCCAGGGAGGGGATGCTGAAGGACAGACCCAGGGAGGGGATGCTGAAGGACAGACCCAGGGAGGGGATGCTAAAGCACAAGTCCATAGAGGGGATGAAGAGGCCACTGAAGGACATGTCTCTAAAGAAGTTGGGGGAAATGAAATAAGACCcataggaggggagggagaagccaTGGAGCAAATCCCAAGTGGATATGAAGGGATAGAGGGATGGGCCTCAAGTGGAAAGATAGATACCCAGCCACTGAGGACAAATGAGGATGTTTCAGAACAGTCCCCAGGGGCAGTTGGAGACATAGGTTCTTCCCCAAGACGAAGACATCATCTAGCCCCAGCGACAGATGGAGAggtcgggggtgggggtggggggcagaaagTAAGCAGGCAGAAATAG